One Sphingomicrobium marinum genomic window carries:
- the lptE gene encoding LPS assembly lipoprotein LptE encodes MKWLMLSLALMLAACGLRPLYGTSDGAVSRAELSRIVLSTIDERSGWLLRNALVDRLGSSEEAPLYRLDIVIDDDITRFGIRGDAAATRERRTLRARYQLVDLSSGETVLDATAGFDAGIDITSSEYATVAAEQTASERLAQEVADDMVARIALYLSRSGQ; translated from the coding sequence ATGAAGTGGCTGATGCTCTCTCTTGCCCTGATGCTGGCGGCCTGCGGGCTCCGACCGCTCTACGGGACGAGTGATGGTGCGGTCAGCCGCGCCGAGCTATCGCGCATCGTGTTATCGACGATCGACGAACGTTCGGGCTGGCTACTGCGCAACGCGCTGGTCGACAGGCTTGGAAGCAGCGAGGAAGCGCCGCTTTACCGCCTCGATATCGTGATCGACGATGACATCACGCGCTTCGGCATTCGCGGCGATGCCGCCGCGACCCGCGAACGGCGCACGTTGCGCGCCCGCTACCAGCTGGTCGACCTGTCGAGCGGTGAAACGGTGCTCGATGCGACCGCGGGCTTCGATGCAGGTATCGACATTACCAGTTCCGAATACGCGACCGTCGCTGCCGAACAGACGGCGTCCGAGCGCCTGGCGCAGGAAGTCGCGGACGACATGGTCGCGCGGATCGCGCTCTACCTCAGCCGGTCGGGCCAGTGA